From Bradyrhizobium sp. 4:
CTTGTCCAGCGCAACGGACCGCGTGAACTGGGTGCGGCCGAAGCGCAGGCGGTCGGCGCCGGGCGCATCGGGCGCAAACCACTCGGCATTGACGTAGAGCACGAAGAAAACAGCGCCGCCTTCGAGATCGGACGGCAAGAAATTATGCGGCTCCCACGGATTGACCGCGACGACGGACCCTTCGGTGAGCTCGTAGCGTCCGTCGCTGACATCGATGCATGCGGAACGCCCGCCGACATGGAAGATCAAATGACCTTCGCGATGTGCGTGGATGTTGAAAGGGCGGTTCAACTGATAGACCGTCGCCCGACCAAAGCGGCCGTGGAAGACGGCGAGCGCCCGGCTCATGCCTCTCCTCCCAAAAGCTCTTGTATTTTTTGGTAGCGTTCAACAACCTGGGAGAGAATGCAAGGGCGCACGTGTCGCGCTTCTGGCAAATCTCTCCCCGGCCGGTCATCGTTCGCGAATGAGACTAGGTCAGTATTTCTTACATTCCGGTACAGTGCGGCTCGGTAAACCGATTTTGGCGAACACCGCGGGATCGTAGCCCAGCGTTTGGTTGACGTTCGGGATCACGTTCACGACCTTTGAGAACAGCGCGCCCTTGCCGTCGTCGACAACCTCGGTGACGAAGTTGGTGCCGATCGCCTGGCGGTTGGAGTCCAGCTTGATCTTTCCGTTGGGTGCGTCGAGTTCGATCTTGGCAAGGGCCTCCTTGTACTTGGCTTGATTGTTGGAGAGATCTCCGTTGACCTGACGCAGCGCCAGGATCAGCGCCATTGTCGAGCCATAATAGTTGGTGGCGAGCAGCGATGGGCTCGGGAAGCGCTTGTTGGGCGGGAAGGCGTCCTGATAGTCCTTCACGAACTTCTGCCAACTCGGGTTCTCCCAGGTATCGGCCTGGCCGCTCGCGGCCAGCGTGCCAATCAGGGCATTCTTGGCGTTTCCCTTGGACGACAGGATGGTCTGGTCGATCATGATCGAGCCGCCCATCAGATGCGCCTTGCCGCCGGCCTGCTGGTATTGGTTCAGGAAGTTGACGGCGTCGGCGCCGCCGAGGCCGAGATAGATTGCATCAACGTCGTCGGGCAGTGCGGCGATAACCGAGGCAAAGTCCTTGGTGCCGAGCGGCACCCATTGCCGGTTGGTGACCTGTCCGCCAGCACCGCAGAACTCGAGCACGAGGCCGAACACTTGCGTATAGATGAAGGAGTAGTCTTCGCCGACGGTCGCGATCTTGCGATACTTCTTTTGGTCATAAGCGTATTTGCCGAGACCCACCTGCCATTGCGCGCCGTCCATGTTGTAGCGGAAAAAGTTCGGAGCGGGATCGACATAGGTCGTTTCCTGGGCCCCGGAGGCGGCATTGATGAAGGTCAGTTCGGGATGGGTCTTTGCAAAATTCTTGACCGCGATGCCTTCGTCGCCAGAGAGCGGCGACAGCAGGATCTGTACCTTGTCCTGCTCGATCAGCTTGCGCACGGCTCGCACGGCGGAGTCCGGCGTCGCGTCGGTCGAAGCGATGACAAATTCGAGTTCCTTGTCGCCGACCTTCTTGCCGAGCACGTTGAGGGCCGTCTGGAAGCCGCGGATACCGTCCTCGCCGAGCACGGTGTAGGTACCTTCGAGCGTCGCGGTGACGCCGACCTTGATCTTCTCCTGTGCGAAGGCGGTGCCCGAAAGTAACAGGCTGCTCAACGCGATCAGTCCTAGACTGCCTTTCAACATTGCTCTCCTCCCAGGGCGTTCTTGTCGCTGTTTTTCACCGCGCCCTGACGCGTCCGCCGCACGATGCGGCGTTCGGACAAGGCCAACGGTTCTTGAAAGGGAGGCTATCCGAACTCGGATGCAGTGCACGTGTCGGAGCCGTGGGCGGTTTAACGGGCAGTCTCATTTTGAATGTTGCGTCGCGATTAACATCGCGGTGCAACAGGCGTCAGGCTTCCCGAATTGGCACCCGCCAGCCGCATGGCGGTTGCGACTGCGGCCGCGTGAACAGGATCGCTCGAATAGAGGAGAAATCAATCGTAGGCGTTGCGTGATTTCGCCGCGCGCGGCACTCGCTGGTTATACGTTGTGGCAAGCGATTGTCCTACCGTCGGCGCCGGCAGATCGAAGTTGTGGCACATCGACGAGACAGCGATCGCTGGCCATTGGACAGCGGGGCGCATATGCACAACCGCACGGTCGCGTGAAGAGACTTGGCGGTTCACCCATTTCGATCGCGCCCTGGATCCGTTTCGATGGATCGGGCTTCGGAATTGCTGCCACCAACGCGCGCGTATAGGGATGGAGCGGATAATCGAGGACCGTCCGCGTCCCGGCCTGCTCTACGATCCGGCCCATATACATGACAGCAACGCGGCTGCTGATCTGTCCGATCACGCCAAGGTCGTGCGAGATGAAGAGCATCGACAGTCTCAACTGGTCACGCAGATCCATCATTAGATTGAGCACCTGCGCCTGCACGGAAACGTCGAGGGCCGAGACCGGCTCGTCGGCAACGATGATGGACGGGGTGGGAAGAATGGCGCGTGCGATTCCGACCCGCTGCCGCTGCCCGCCACTCAGCTCGTAGGGATAGCGAGCGGCGAAAGAGGGGTTCAACCCGACGGCCGTCAAGGTGGCAGCTATGGCCGCGCTTCGCTCGGCGCGGCTCTTGAAGAAGCCGCTGATGTCGGCCGCCTCCGCCACCGAATCTCCAATTGCGCGCCGCGGGTTGAGCGATGCATTGGGATCCTGGAAAACCATTCGAACGCTTAGACGCTTCTCACGGAGGCCGGAGCCGCCGGCTCCGATCAATTCGGTTCCCTTCAATTTGATGTTGCCGCTGTCGGGCTGGACCAGCCCGACGAGGGTGCGGCCCAGCGTGGTCTTGCCGCAGCCGGACTCGCCGACAATCCCGAGGACCTCGCCTTGGGCCAGCGACAGCGATACACCATCCACCGCCTGCACCCGATATTTCCGACCGGCTCGCCTAGCACTGAACGAGACCATCATGTCCCGGACGTCGAGGATGGCATTGCCGCTCATGGCAGCTCCCCGCCGGCCAGTGGAAATGCGCAGAGCACCTCGTGCCCTTGGGAGGC
This genomic window contains:
- a CDS encoding ABC transporter substrate-binding protein, translated to MLKGSLGLIALSSLLLSGTAFAQEKIKVGVTATLEGTYTVLGEDGIRGFQTALNVLGKKVGDKELEFVIASTDATPDSAVRAVRKLIEQDKVQILLSPLSGDEGIAVKNFAKTHPELTFINAASGAQETTYVDPAPNFFRYNMDGAQWQVGLGKYAYDQKKYRKIATVGEDYSFIYTQVFGLVLEFCGAGGQVTNRQWVPLGTKDFASVIAALPDDVDAIYLGLGGADAVNFLNQYQQAGGKAHLMGGSIMIDQTILSSKGNAKNALIGTLAASGQADTWENPSWQKFVKDYQDAFPPNKRFPSPSLLATNYYGSTMALILALRQVNGDLSNNQAKYKEALAKIELDAPNGKIKLDSNRQAIGTNFVTEVVDDGKGALFSKVVNVIPNVNQTLGYDPAVFAKIGLPSRTVPECKKY
- a CDS encoding ABC transporter ATP-binding protein; its protein translation is MSGNAILDVRDMMVSFSARRAGRKYRVQAVDGVSLSLAQGEVLGIVGESGCGKTTLGRTLVGLVQPDSGNIKLKGTELIGAGGSGLREKRLSVRMVFQDPNASLNPRRAIGDSVAEAADISGFFKSRAERSAAIAATLTAVGLNPSFAARYPYELSGGQRQRVGIARAILPTPSIIVADEPVSALDVSVQAQVLNLMMDLRDQLRLSMLFISHDLGVIGQISSRVAVMYMGRIVEQAGTRTVLDYPLHPYTRALVAAIPKPDPSKRIQGAIEMGEPPSLFTRPCGCAYAPRCPMASDRCLVDVPQLRSAGADGRTIACHNV